TTTCACCAATAATTTTAATCCAATGTTGCTTAAATCATAGGCTCTAAAATAATCGGTAAGTGCTAATTCCTTTTTATCCATTACGGTGAGGTCGCTAATATTTTTCAACAACTCCATTCCATTCCTACACATTTCCAATTGACGAACCACTTGAAATTTATCCTGATCGATTTTAGTTGCCTTAATTTTATAAGTGTTGTAAGCATTTAAGGCGCTAGAAAACCGGTAATTCAAATGATAGGCTTTACCCAAATAAAAATAAACATTGTTATCGATGGTACTATTTTTTGATGCAAATTCCAGATAAGCTATTGGCTTCTCACGGTCGTTTCCTGCTTCCAAGGCACAAACCCCATAGCGGTAATTGTAAACCGGATCCTTGGCATAAAAACTCAGTAATTGCGAATAAAGTGGCAAGGCCGATGTAAAATCGCCTGCTTCAAAATATTTCTGTGCTTGCTTTTTAACATCTTCTTCGGAAGTGTTTTGAGCAAATACAACTTGCCCTAAAATGACTAAAACAAATGAAAGCCAAGCAATACTACGTATGGTTTTTAATCTCATAGAGAGAAAATCAAGTATTTATTGAGGTGTTATTTGTACCTGTGACAATTCTAAATAATTGCACAAAATACTAAATTTTAATACGTATTTGCGCTAGTTTTTGAGTTTTTATACACGAGGTTTTTAACTTTTACTTCAGCAGTAATTTTATCCTCAAATTAAAATAGAAGATGCAGATTCTTGAAGATTTCCATACTAGGGTTCGATTTTACTAACAAACCTATGGAATGCTACAGCTAAAGTAGTAAGCGCTTTATTTAAAACAAGGTAGTTACGCTTGATATAGTATTGAAACTTAAACAGTATGACTAAAATCAGTGCGCTAAATCGGCATTAATTCAATTGAGGTTAGTTATCCCAAACTGGTACTTTCTAATACGGTAGGTGAATCGAACTTATTTATACAATTTTAGAACAAAAAAAATAAATATAAGCAAGTACGCAAAAGGCTATGCAAGTTTAATCCTAGGGTCTAGCACTGCGTAAAGTATATCCATGAGCGTATTTAAACAAATAAAGATAAAAGCAAAAACCAATACCACACCCATCGCAACAGGCAAATCCGATTTTGCTATTGCATCCACCAATTCTTTTCCCATCCCTTTCCATCCAAAAATATATTCAACAAACACCGAGCTTGCCATTAATCCTGCAAACCAACCCGAAATTGATGTTAAAACAACATTCAATGCATTTTTTAAGGCATGCTTAAATAAAACTCTAAGTGTCCCAATTCCTTTGGCCACAGCTGTACGCATATAATCCTGTGCAAGAACCTCCAACAATGCACTTCGCATTATTTGTGAAATAATAGCAAGTGGTCGCAAACTTAACGCAATTGCTGGAAGTAAAATATTCCGTAAATCCAAGTATTCGCCATTACCATAGTCATCTTGTGTATACAAACTACCTGTCATGTTTAAACCGGTATAATGTGTTAAAGCATATCCAAATATCCAAGAAATAAGAATACTGATAAAAAAGGATGGACTTGCCATACCTAGCACGCTTATTACTTGCCACATGACATCAAAAAAATTTCCCTTTTTCAAAGCTGAAACAACACCAATAAAAACACCAAAAAAAGTAGCAATAATAATAGCAGTTAGCACTAAAAGCAATGTCTCAGGTAAGGTTTCTATTATTATAGAATTAACGCTTCTATCCGTTTGATATGACCGGTGTAACAAGGGAATTTTAACAACTATTGCTGTTCCATTTTTAAAAGAAACCAGGATTTTAGAATTTGGATTCTTATCCATATTCATAAAAAATGGGTGCTGTTCATCTTTTAAATTTTGTATTGATACCGGAGATAAATCATTGAGATACATTAAATACTGATCACTCAAAGAAGAGTTTTTGAATGCAATCCCTTTGTGTAAAGAATCTAACCCAGTGTACTTTAACTGCTCATTTTTTGAGACATGCAACTGATTTTGCGGTAAAACGGCAAATAAAAAAAACACCACACTAACTATTCCCAACAGCACTAAAATACTCGTAAATAAGCGCTTGAGAATAAAATTGAGCACGGCTATTTTTTCAAGTAATTGCTAGCAACATCACCGTAAGAAGGAAAATCATTGTGGTGCCAAATGGCAACTACCACCCCATTCTTCATTAACATTAAGCCCGGATTCGATCGAATCATGGTTTTTAAAACGGTTTGATCCGTAATATAATAATCATATAATGCATTTACATCGTGACGAAAATTATCAACTTCCTTAGGTGATGAGCCCGCCAATCCTACGAATGCAACACTGTCTTTAGCACATTGTGCAACAAATTCATTAATTTTAGTTTGCACTTCTTTATCAGCTTTATTAATATCGTAGGATACCAACAAAAAATTATATTTTGGATTCGTAATAATCTTTTGAGTGATGTCCTCTCCTTCAGCTGTATTGATACTAAAATCATGAATAGCGGGATGATACCCTTCTTTCACCAATTTGTTGTTTGTTGCTTCCCATGCCCAAGTGAGCGTATCTTCCCATAAATAGTTAGCTTTGGTATATTCAGCCATGGTAAATTCCTTGCTTTCACCTGTCTTTTTGTTTTTATAAACCAACACGCTTTCGTAAACATCAGCTTGAGCTCCTTCAGGAATTTTCATTTGTTCAGGTATACTTTTACCAACCGCGTAAGGACGAAAATCCATAACCGGTAAATGCCAATAACAATACAAAGAGAAAAAAGTAACCAAAGCTAAAGAGCCGCCCACAATAAGCCAATCTACTTTGTCATTGAAAAACGATTTAATCTGATTTCTTCGAATGAATATTGGCACAATTAAAATAAACAATACAATATCTTTTGTAAAAGATTCCCAAGGAGTAAGTGACCTTCCTATAAGATTTTTCAATGCATCCCCAAAACAGCCACAATCGGTAACTTTATTAAAATAAGCGGAATAAAAGGTTAAAAAAGTAAAGAACACAATCATTAATAAAAGTGCCCATGCTACCGGCTTCATTTTACTTCCGGTGAGTGTTGCAACTCCGCACAATACTTCAAAAGCACAAATAAATATTGCCAATCCCAAGGCCATGGGTTTTAAAAATTCAGTACCAAAAACCTCAAAGTACTCTTGTAATTTATAAGCAAACCCTAAGGGATCATTCGCTTTAATTAACCCCGAAATGATAAACAAAACGCCAACCAGTATGCGGCAAATTCCTGTAATTATTTTCATATTTATTTGTAGCTAGTGTTATTTAGTTAATGAGTTATTGAGCTATTGGTTATTGGGTTATTGAGTTATTGCGTTATTGGGTTATTGTGTTAATGTGTACAAGGATTTAAGTACTTAGATTTGTTATGTTTATATAATATGTTCCTTTCTTAATTCTTAATCGTATCTGTAAATTCGTTTCAATTCGTTTATCCGCAACCATCCAAAGCTTTTCGTAAATTCGTATCGATTCGTTTATCAGTAACCCAAATCTGCTAATCGGCTAATCAACAAATCAGCTAATCATCCAATCTAATTAATGCAAACACACTATAATTTAAAATATCTAAATAATTTGCATCAATACCTTCCGAAATCAGCGACATTCCTTTATTGTCTTCAATTTGCTTTGTGCGCATCAATTTCATTAAAATTAAATCGGTTAAAGAACTGATTCGCATATCGCGCCATGCTTCACTGTAATCGTGATTTTTATCCTCCATCAAATTTTTTGCCATTTTTGCAAAAT
This portion of the Bacteroidota bacterium genome encodes:
- a CDS encoding ABC transporter permease, giving the protein MLNFILKRLFTSILVLLGIVSVVFFLFAVLPQNQLHVSKNEQLKYTGLDSLHKGIAFKNSSLSDQYLMYLNDLSPVSIQNLKDEQHPFFMNMDKNPNSKILVSFKNGTAIVVKIPLLHRSYQTDRSVNSIIIETLPETLLLVLTAIIIATFFGVFIGVVSALKKGNFFDVMWQVISVLGMASPSFFISILISWIFGYALTHYTGLNMTGSLYTQDDYGNGEYLDLRNILLPAIALSLRPLAIISQIMRSALLEVLAQDYMRTAVAKGIGTLRVLFKHALKNALNVVLTSISGWFAGLMASSVFVEYIFGWKGMGKELVDAIAKSDLPVAMGVVLVFAFIFICLNTLMDILYAVLDPRIKLA
- a CDS encoding DoxX family protein → MKIITGICRILVGVLFIISGLIKANDPLGFAYKLQEYFEVFGTEFLKPMALGLAIFICAFEVLCGVATLTGSKMKPVAWALLLMIVFFTFLTFYSAYFNKVTDCGCFGDALKNLIGRSLTPWESFTKDIVLFILIVPIFIRRNQIKSFFNDKVDWLIVGGSLALVTFFSLYCYWHLPVMDFRPYAVGKSIPEQMKIPEGAQADVYESVLVYKNKKTGESKEFTMAEYTKANYLWEDTLTWAWEATNNKLVKEGYHPAIHDFSINTAEGEDITQKIITNPKYNFLLVSYDINKADKEVQTKINEFVAQCAKDSVAFVGLAGSSPKEVDNFRHDVNALYDYYITDQTVLKTMIRSNPGLMLMKNGVVVAIWHHNDFPSYGDVASNYLKK